The genomic DNA GCTGTCCCGGAAAATGTTCGGACAACGGAATATAGTAGGTTTCTCAAGGACGAAGAAGACCGGGCAAAAGCGTTAAACACACAAGCGGCCGAGTAAAGCGTTGCTTTTTGAGGAAAAATCCCTCTGCTGACGGGCGTGTACCAACGGGTGGTCCTCAAAGTCAGCGGAGAATATCTGGGTGAAACCGGTATCGGTTTATCGAGACCCAAGATCGAAGCGTTTGCTCAGCAAATTGTTGCAATCCAAAAGTTCGGCGTCGCATTAGCCCTCGTGCTCGGGGGCGGTAACATCTTCCGTGGACACACGTATAACCACCGTAATTCCGGGTTTAAGCGGACGGATGCCGACCAAATGGGTATGCTTGCAACGGCTATCAATGCACTTGCACTGCGTAGTGTCTTAGCGCAACAAGGGGTTTCCGCAACCATTCAGAGCTCGATTAAAATTGAAGGCATTGCAGAGCGTTTTTCGGTTACCAATAGCGAAACCGCATTACGAGATGGGAAAGTGGTTTTATTTTGTTGTGGTACTGGGAATCCATTTTTTTCAACTGATTCGGCGGCCGCACTTCGCGCCTGCGAACTTCAGGCGGATATCTTACTTAAAGCAACCAATGTCGATGGTGTCTACGACTATGACCCGAAATTACACCCGGAGGCTAAAAAATTTAACCACCTCACCTATTCGGAAGTCCTTCAGCTCGGCCTTTGTGTTATGGACATGACCGCCTTTATTCTTTGTAGGGAAAACAATATTCCTATCCGTGTTTTTAATGGACATGATGAAGACTCAGTTGTACAAGCAGTTCAAGGACAGCCTATCGGAACATTGATTGGGGAATAAGTATTTTATGGAAACAGATTTGGCTCTAAAAAATATTAAAGCGGCTATGACGAGGGCCGTCGAACACACGAATAGCGAATTTTCATCGCTCCATACCGGTAAGGCTTCAACGTCGATGGTCGAAAATCTTATCGCGGATGTCTACGGAAGCAGTATGCGGATTAAGGAAATTGCAGCCATTACGACACCCGATGTACGGACGATCCAGATTCAACCCTGGGATAAATCTTCTGTACCGTGTATTGAAAAGGCAATCCTAACAGCCAATATCGGTCTAACACCGATTTCGCAGAGCACGCTTATTCGCTGTACCGTTCCGGAAATGAGTGGGGAGCGCCGTAAAGAACTGGTGAAGGTCGCCAATACGATGGCCGAAGCTGGGCGTGTTGCGATTCGTTCTATTCGT from Verrucomicrobiota bacterium includes the following:
- the frr gene encoding ribosome recycling factor — encoded protein: MTRAVEHTNSEFSSLHTGKASTSMVENLIADVYGSSMRIKEIAAITTPDVRTIQIQPWDKSSVPCIEKAILTANIGLTPISQSTLIRCTVPEMSGERRKELVKVANTMAEAGRVAIRSIRRDALESFKKLQKAGTVTEDEMKRLDKEVQKLTDNAIDEIAKLLASKEKDLMQV
- the pyrH gene encoding UMP kinase, whose product is MYQRVVLKVSGEYLGETGIGLSRPKIEAFAQQIVAIQKFGVALALVLGGGNIFRGHTYNHRNSGFKRTDADQMGMLATAINALALRSVLAQQGVSATIQSSIKIEGIAERFSVTNSETALRDGKVVLFCCGTGNPFFSTDSAAALRACELQADILLKATNVDGVYDYDPKLHPEAKKFNHLTYSEVLQLGLCVMDMTAFILCRENNIPIRVFNGHDEDSVVQAVQGQPIGTLIGE